The Trichoplusia ni isolate ovarian cell line Hi5 chromosome 10, tn1, whole genome shotgun sequence genome window below encodes:
- the LOC113498043 gene encoding zinc finger CCCH domain-containing protein 15 homolog has translation MPPKKPSAGGGGGGSKKTEQKKKEKVIEDKTFGLKNKKGAKQQKFIQQVEKQVKSGGIHPAKPMDDKKKEKEAKMKEQKELAMLFKPVQTQKVEKGTDPKSVVCAFFKQGQCTKGDKCKFSHDLTLERKAEKRSLYVDMRDDEDTMDNWDEDKLKEVVQKKHEEEKQRPTTDIICRHFLEAVEKSKYGWFWECPSGSKCIYRHALPPGFVLKRDKKKLEEKKNEISLVDLIERERAALGPNQTKITLETFLAWKKKKIKEKQELAVAAEEQRRSDFRAGRAVGLSGREMFSFDPALALAADEDDDAVDLAHYGQQDPDPDHYKELTLDLVGMEASEADDTGTKATEDRLQQLSHGLENGAGGGEAADPASPAGDQDAAVPINENLFLDEDLDEELQNLDLED, from the exons ATGCCGCCGAAAAAACCTAGTGCTGGTGGCGGTGGCGGCGGCAGCAAAAAGACTGAGCAGAAGAAGAAAGAGAAGGTTATTGAG GACAAGACCTTCGGTTTGAAAAACAAGAAGGGAGCGAAGCAGCAGAAATTTATTCAACAAGTTGAGAAACAGGTGAAGAGTGGAGGCATCCACCCTGCCAAGCCTATGGATGACAAGAAAAAGGAGAAAGAGGCCAAAATGAAGGAGCAGAAGGAACTGGCGATGCTGTTCAAACCTGTCCAAACACAAAAAGTTGAGAAGG GTACTGACCCCAAGTCAGTGGTATGCGCTTTCTTTAAACAAGGTCAATGTACAAAGGGTGATAAGTGCAAGTTTTCTCATGACTTGACACTGGAGAGAAAg GCTGAAAAACGTTCTCTGTACGTGGACATGCGTGACGATGAAGATACTATGGATAATTGGGACGAGGACAAACTGAAAGAAGTAGTTCAGAAGAAACATGAGGAGGAAAAGCAGAGGCCCACCACTGACATT ATTTGCAGACATTTCCTTGAAGCTGTCGAAAAATCTAAATACGGTTGGTTCTGGGAATGTCCGTCGGGATCCAAGTGCATATACCGACATGCTCTGCCGCCAGGCTTCGTACTCAAACGAGATAAAAAGAAATTGGAAGAGAAGAAGAATGAGATTTCCCTGGTCGATTTAATAGAGAGGGAGAGGGCTGCGCTCGGGCCGAACCAGACGAAAATCACGTTGGAAACCTTCCTCGCttggaagaagaagaagatcAAGGAGAAACAG GAGCTGGCGGTGGCGGCGGAGGAGCAGCGGCGCAGCGACTTCCGCGCGGGGCGCGCCGTGGGGCTGTCGGGGCGCGAGATGTTCTCCTTCGACCCCGCGCTGGCGCTGGCCGCCGACGAGGACGACGACGCCGTGGACCTGGCGCACTACGGCCAGCAGGACCCCGACCCCGACCACTACAAGGAGCTCACGCTCGACCTCGTCGGCATGGAGGCCAGCGAG GCGGACGACACAGGTACGAAGGCAACAGAAGACAGATTGCAGCAGCTGAGCCACGGGCTGGAGaacggcgcgggcggcggcgaggcCGCGGACCCGGCCTCGCCCGCCGGGGACCAGGACGCCGCCGTCCCCATCAACGAGAACCTCTTCCTCGACGAGGATTTAGACGAAGAACTTCAGAACCTCGATCTAGAGGATTag